The following proteins are co-located in the Myxococcus fulvus genome:
- a CDS encoding SRPBCC family protein: protein MKAPPVVHGSFTLERTYKASPARVFAAWSDVETKAQWFIGPPERWRLVKRELDFRVGGTELLHGQFEGRHASVFTARYHSIIPNERLVYVYDMHVGDKHLSVSLATVELHATKTGGTRMVFTEQATFLDGADGTRSREGGTAEHFDRLGRVLEESRDIVSSRLFDTSRDRLYRAFSKAEQLSRWWGPKGSTNTFEVFDLRPGGQWRFVMQGPDGARYAMHKEFTQVIPLERVVFRHLQESHHFEMRLDFADEGPKTRLTWRMRFESKEELEKVRGFIEEANEQNFDRLAELLATP, encoded by the coding sequence ATGAAGGCACCTCCCGTGGTTCACGGCTCATTCACCCTCGAGCGCACCTACAAAGCCTCTCCGGCTCGAGTCTTCGCGGCCTGGTCCGACGTGGAGACGAAGGCCCAGTGGTTCATCGGGCCGCCTGAGCGATGGCGGCTCGTGAAGCGTGAACTCGACTTCAGAGTGGGCGGAACGGAGCTGCTCCACGGACAGTTCGAGGGGCGTCACGCGAGTGTCTTCACCGCGCGCTACCACTCCATCATCCCGAACGAGCGACTGGTGTACGTCTACGACATGCACGTGGGCGACAAGCATCTGTCCGTGTCGCTGGCCACGGTGGAGCTGCACGCGACGAAGACAGGTGGAACGAGGATGGTGTTCACCGAGCAAGCCACCTTCCTCGACGGTGCGGATGGGACGCGCTCACGTGAGGGAGGCACAGCGGAACACTTCGACAGACTGGGGCGAGTGCTCGAGGAGTCTCGAGACATCGTCTCCTCGCGGCTCTTCGATACATCCCGAGACCGGCTGTACCGGGCATTCAGCAAAGCGGAGCAACTGTCACGCTGGTGGGGGCCGAAGGGCTCGACGAACACCTTCGAGGTGTTTGATCTCCGCCCAGGTGGTCAGTGGCGCTTCGTGATGCAGGGACCGGATGGAGCTCGGTACGCCATGCATAAGGAGTTCACGCAGGTGATCCCATTGGAGCGGGTCGTCTTCCGACACCTCCAAGAATCACATCACTTCGAGATGCGCCTCGATTTCGCGGACGAAGGGCCCAAGACCCGCCTCACCTGGCGGATGCGCTTCGAATCGAAGGAGGAGCTCGAGAAGGTCCGCGGCTTCATCGAGGAGGCCAACGAGCAGAACTTCGATCGTCTCGCTGAGCTCCTCGCCACGCCGTGA
- a CDS encoding ArsR/SmtB family transcription factor: MLNYGAVDRVFQALGDSTRRAIVERLSQGSMSVSDLAKPLDITLAAVVQHLQVLEESGLVRTEKVGRVRSCHIQPQGLRVAEDWISARRSLWERRFDRLGELLDGPESPTPSPRKKGSS; this comes from the coding sequence ATGCTAAACTATGGCGCCGTAGACCGGGTGTTCCAGGCCCTGGGCGACTCCACGCGAAGAGCCATCGTCGAGCGACTGAGTCAGGGCTCCATGTCGGTGAGCGACCTGGCGAAGCCGCTCGACATCACCCTCGCGGCGGTCGTTCAGCACCTCCAGGTCCTCGAGGAGAGCGGCCTGGTGCGCACGGAGAAGGTCGGGCGCGTGCGCTCCTGTCACATCCAGCCACAGGGGCTGCGAGTGGCGGAGGACTGGATCTCCGCACGGCGCAGCCTGTGGGAGCGCCGCTTCGACCGACTGGGCGAGCTGCTGGATGGCCCCGAGTCCCCCACTCCCTCCCCCCGAAAGAAGGGAAGCTCATGA